The Qipengyuania oceanensis genome includes the window GCAAACTGGCCGCGTGGGAAGGGGACACCGACATCTTCATCACGCCTGGGTATCGCTTCAAAGCGATCGACGGGCTGATGACCAACTTCCACCTGCCGAAATCGACGCTGTTCATGCTGGTCAGCGCGCTGATGGGTCTGGAACGGATGCAGGCCGTCTATGCCCATGCGATCGGGCACGAATACCGCTTCTACAGCTACGGCGACTCGTCCCTATTGCTTCCCTGAACCGAGAAAAGCGACCCGGTATCGAGCAGCACGTCGATGAGTTCGTCGTCTGCAGGAATGCGCCCGTCGAGCATGAGCATCGCGATCCCGTGCGCGATCGACCAGGCCTGCAGCGCGAGCCGCTCCGCGTTCTTCCGGTCGCCGGCCAGCATCCGCGTGTTGGCAGTCAGGAGTTCACGAGCCGGATCGCTGGCTTGGTGATCCGAGATAGGGTCGCCCTGAGTGAACATGAGCCGGAAGAGGGCAGGGTGCGCCAATGCGAAGCGCACATAGGCTCGCCCCGTTTCCGCGAAGCCCGATGGCCCGCCGCCAGCCTTTTCTGCCGCCGCCAGCTGCGCCGCGCCGAGACGATTCAGCCCTTCGAGTGCCAGCGCTTCCATGAGGGCCTGCTTGTCGGGAAAGTGGCGATAGACCGCGGTCGGCGAGACGCCAACTTCGCGGGCCAACGCGCGCAACGAGACATCCTTGCCGTCGGCCCCCTCCAGCGAGGCAATGCCGGCCTCGATCAGCGCTTCGCGCAGGCTTCCGTGATGATAGCTGTCGGTTGATGTTGACACTGTTACCATTACTGCTATGTTGACGTTGTTCACATCATAGAAGGTCCGAGTCGATCATGGCAAGCGTCATCGAGAAAACCATCCGCAAGGCAGTCACCCCGCTCATTACCGGTGTCGCGGAGCGAAACCGCAAACGGCTCGGCGATGCGGCGCAGAACCCGTTCCTCGGCGGGATCCATACTCCGATGCGCGAGGAAAAGACGCTGGACGATCTGGCTGTCACCGGCTCGATCCCGACCGAACTCGATGGCACTTATGCCCGCATCGGGCCGAACCCCTTCGACGCTACGAAATCCGGCCACCACTGGTTCATCGGCGACGGCATGGTCCACGGCGTCCGCATTCGCGACGGCAAGGCCGAATGGTATCGCAA containing:
- a CDS encoding TetR/AcrR family transcriptional regulator; the protein is MVTVSTSTDSYHHGSLREALIEAGIASLEGADGKDVSLRALAREVGVSPTAVYRHFPDKQALMEALALEGLNRLGAAQLAAAEKAGGGPSGFAETGRAYVRFALAHPALFRLMFTQGDPISDHQASDPARELLTANTRMLAGDRKNAERLALQAWSIAHGIAMLMLDGRIPADDELIDVLLDTGSLFSVQGSNRDESP